A genomic window from Leptolyngbya sp. BL0902 includes:
- the gcvP gene encoding aminomethyl-transferring glycine dehydrogenase, with the protein MTQAFSAPITVSSPSASANGVKATNGHAVPAQPLSPFVARHLGPTAAEQAAMLAALGYGSLEELIEATVPAAIRLPKDLDLPKGLDEAAALAKLKTLASQNQVWRSYLGLGYANTLTPGIIQRNVLENPGWYTQYTPYQPEISQGRLEALLNYQTLITDLTGMEIANASLLDEGTAAAEAMTLAFNARKKKDATTFWVSEACHPQTIDVVRTRALPLGIDVVVGDHRSFDFATPVFGVLLQYPATDGAIYDYEAFIAQAHAANALATVAADLLSLTLLRPPGEFGADIVVGNSQRFGVPLGYGGPHAAFFATRNTFARKLPGRLVGVSKDSYGAPALRLALQTREQHIRRDAATSNICTAQVLLAIMASMYAVYHGPEGLKAIARRIHQQTQTLAQALTAAGFTLGHEPYFDTLHVTVGSQQSAILQRAAAHRINLRVVDSETLIVALDETVTDADLQDLITVFTGEESSKFKVSPSETLREQSSELLGTSPVPSIHVRTSPFLTHPTFNRYHSETEMLRYLHRLQAKDLSLATAMIPLGSCTMKLNATAEMIPVTWPEFGQIHPFAPVDQAQGYRQLFTDLETWLSEITGFDGVSLQPNAGAQGEYTGLLVIREYHQQRGDTHRNVCLIPQSAHGTNPASAVMAGMKVVPVTCDEEGNIDVADLEAKAAKHSDNLAALMVTYPSTHGVFEAEIARICEIVHSHGGQVYMDGANMNAQVGLCRPADFGADVCHLNLHKTFCIPHGGGGPGVGPIGVKAHLVPYLPGHSLVHGVGGDQGIGAVTSAPWGSASILPISWMYIAMMGPLGLKRATEVAILNANYIAQRLEGHYDILYTGQNGRVAHECILDVRPFKKSVDVGVEDVAKRLIDYGFHPPTMSWPVAGTLMVEPTESESKAELDRFCDALIAIREEIRAIETGKADAENNLLKNAPHTAADLVSNWNRPYDRAQAVFPTEFCRSAKFWPAVNRIDQAYGDRNLVCSCIGMEAYGDGAGEVTHNG; encoded by the coding sequence ATGACGCAAGCCTTCTCTGCACCGATTACCGTTTCTTCTCCGTCTGCCTCTGCCAATGGGGTGAAGGCAACCAATGGCCACGCCGTACCAGCGCAACCCCTCAGCCCCTTTGTGGCGCGGCACCTGGGGCCAACAGCGGCGGAACAGGCAGCGATGCTGGCGGCTCTAGGCTATGGGTCGTTAGAAGAACTCATCGAGGCGACGGTTCCCGCTGCGATTCGGCTACCGAAGGATCTTGACCTACCCAAGGGCTTAGATGAGGCGGCGGCCTTGGCCAAGCTGAAGACCCTGGCTAGCCAGAACCAGGTGTGGCGATCGTACCTGGGCCTGGGCTATGCCAACACCCTCACTCCCGGCATCATTCAGCGCAACGTGCTGGAAAATCCCGGTTGGTACACCCAATACACCCCCTACCAGCCGGAAATTTCCCAGGGTCGCCTAGAGGCACTGCTGAACTACCAAACCCTGATTACCGACCTGACCGGGATGGAAATCGCCAATGCGTCCTTATTAGACGAGGGCACGGCGGCGGCGGAAGCCATGACCCTGGCCTTCAACGCCCGCAAGAAAAAGGACGCAACGACGTTCTGGGTGTCCGAAGCTTGTCACCCCCAAACCATCGACGTGGTGAGAACCCGCGCCCTTCCCCTGGGTATCGACGTGGTAGTAGGCGATCACCGCAGTTTCGACTTTGCCACCCCCGTCTTTGGCGTGCTGCTGCAATACCCCGCCACCGATGGGGCCATCTACGACTACGAAGCCTTCATCGCCCAGGCCCATGCCGCCAACGCCCTAGCCACCGTCGCTGCCGACCTGCTCAGCCTCACCCTGCTGCGGCCCCCTGGGGAATTTGGCGCGGATATCGTGGTGGGCAACAGCCAGCGCTTCGGCGTACCCCTGGGCTATGGTGGCCCCCACGCCGCTTTCTTTGCCACCCGCAATACCTTTGCCCGCAAGCTGCCCGGTCGTTTGGTGGGGGTTTCTAAAGATAGCTACGGTGCCCCCGCCCTGCGTCTGGCGCTGCAAACCCGCGAACAACACATCCGCCGCGATGCCGCCACCAGCAACATCTGCACTGCCCAGGTGCTCCTAGCGATTATGGCCAGTATGTATGCGGTCTACCACGGGCCGGAGGGGCTGAAGGCCATCGCCCGCCGCATCCATCAGCAGACCCAAACCCTGGCCCAAGCCCTCACCGCCGCCGGATTCACCCTCGGCCATGAACCCTACTTCGATACCCTGCACGTCACCGTCGGTAGTCAGCAATCCGCCATTCTGCAACGCGCCGCCGCCCACCGCATCAACCTGCGTGTGGTGGATAGTGAGACCCTGATTGTTGCTCTGGATGAAACCGTTACCGATGCGGATCTTCAAGATCTGATCACCGTCTTTACTGGGGAGGAAAGTTCAAAGTTCAAAGTTTCTCCTTCGGAGACGCTACGCGAACAAAGTTCGGAATTGTTGGGTACTTCGCCAGTGCCATCCATCCACGTCCGTACCAGCCCCTTCCTGACCCACCCCACCTTCAACCGCTACCACAGCGAAACGGAGATGCTGCGGTACCTGCACCGTCTGCAAGCGAAGGATTTGTCCTTGGCGACGGCGATGATTCCTTTGGGGTCTTGCACCATGAAGCTGAACGCCACGGCGGAGATGATCCCCGTCACCTGGCCGGAGTTTGGTCAGATTCACCCCTTTGCCCCGGTGGATCAGGCCCAGGGCTATCGGCAGTTGTTCACGGATTTGGAAACCTGGCTATCGGAAATCACCGGGTTTGATGGCGTGTCTTTGCAACCCAACGCCGGGGCGCAAGGGGAATACACCGGACTGCTAGTAATCCGCGAATACCACCAGCAGCGGGGTGACACTCACCGCAACGTGTGTCTGATTCCCCAATCCGCCCACGGCACCAACCCCGCCAGTGCGGTGATGGCCGGGATGAAGGTGGTGCCCGTGACCTGCGACGAGGAGGGCAACATTGATGTGGCCGACCTGGAAGCCAAGGCGGCAAAGCACAGCGACAACCTGGCGGCGCTGATGGTGACGTACCCCTCCACCCACGGCGTGTTTGAGGCGGAAATTGCCCGCATTTGCGAGATTGTCCACAGCCACGGCGGCCAGGTCTATATGGATGGAGCCAACATGAACGCCCAGGTGGGTCTCTGCCGTCCGGCGGACTTTGGCGCAGATGTCTGCCACCTCAACCTGCACAAAACCTTCTGCATCCCCCACGGTGGCGGCGGCCCTGGGGTCGGCCCGATTGGGGTGAAGGCGCACCTGGTGCCCTACCTGCCGGGACATAGCCTCGTCCACGGAGTCGGCGGCGATCAAGGGATTGGAGCCGTCACCTCCGCCCCCTGGGGTAGCGCCAGCATTCTGCCCATTTCCTGGATGTACATCGCCATGATGGGGCCGCTGGGCCTGAAGCGGGCCACCGAGGTCGCCATCCTCAACGCCAACTACATCGCCCAGCGCCTGGAGGGTCACTACGACATTCTCTACACCGGGCAAAATGGCCGCGTGGCCCACGAGTGCATTCTGGATGTGCGCCCCTTCAAAAAGTCCGTCGATGTGGGCGTGGAGGACGTGGCCAAGCGCCTGATTGACTACGGCTTCCATCCCCCCACCATGTCTTGGCCCGTGGCGGGGACGCTGATGGTGGAACCGACGGAAAGCGAATCCAAGGCCGAACTGGATCGCTTCTGTGACGCCCTGATCGCCATCCGCGAGGAAATCCGCGCCATCGAAACCGGAAAGGCCGACGCCGAGAACAACCTGCTGAAAAACGCCCCCCACACGGCGGCGGATCTGGTCTCCAACTGGAACCGTCCCTACGACCGCGCCCAGGCCGTGTTTCCCACGGAGTTCTGCCGCAGCGCCAAGTTCTGGCCAGCGGTGAACCGGATTGACCAAGCCTATGGGGATCGGAACCTGGTGTGCTCCTGCATTGGCATGGAAGCCTACGGCGACGGCGCGGGTGAGGTAACGCACAACGGCTAG
- the aroH gene encoding chorismate mutase, translating to MDWRTWAIRGAVTVTENTEAAMAEAVTELLDALETRNQLDPSCIISATFSVTRDLDAIFPAAVARRRPGWDNVALLDVQHMHVEGSLPCCIRVMLHVQLPIVHAAISHAYLRGAQSLRPDLSLTSTSV from the coding sequence GTGGACTGGCGAACCTGGGCAATTCGAGGGGCTGTGACCGTGACAGAAAACACCGAAGCGGCCATGGCCGAGGCGGTCACAGAGCTGTTAGACGCCCTAGAAACGCGCAACCAGCTCGATCCCTCCTGCATCATTAGCGCCACCTTCTCCGTCACGCGAGATTTAGACGCTATCTTCCCCGCCGCCGTGGCCCGTCGCCGCCCCGGTTGGGATAATGTGGCCCTGCTCGATGTCCAGCACATGCACGTTGAAGGTAGCTTGCCCTGCTGCATTCGGGTCATGCTCCATGTGCAGTTGCCCATCGTCCATGCCGCCATTTCCCACGCCTACCTGCGCGGAGCCCAAAGCCTGCGCCCCGACCTCAGCCTCACCTCCACCTCGGTCTAA